One segment of Nocardioides sp. QY071 DNA contains the following:
- a CDS encoding nuclear transport factor 2 family protein has protein sequence MDDRAALIERLAEIAAAIDGRDWETVSGAFTADAHGYGKDGGPVAIVAQMRAHLDGVGPTQHLLGNHRVEVDGDRARTLTYARVHHVGAGPMEGSFYECMGEYDDRWVRDGERWLLARRTFTIRIGLGDFAVLRG, from the coding sequence ATGGACGACCGCGCAGCACTGATCGAGCGCCTCGCCGAGATCGCCGCCGCCATCGACGGGCGCGACTGGGAGACCGTGTCCGGCGCGTTCACCGCCGACGCCCACGGCTACGGCAAGGACGGCGGTCCCGTCGCCATCGTCGCGCAGATGCGCGCCCACCTCGACGGCGTCGGCCCGACCCAGCACCTGCTCGGCAACCACCGCGTCGAGGTCGACGGCGACCGGGCCCGCACCCTCACCTACGCACGCGTCCACCACGTCGGCGCCGGCCCGATGGAGGGCTCCTTCTACGAGTGCATGGGCGAGTACGACGACCGCTGGGTCCGCGACGGCGAGCGCTGGCTGCTCGCCCGGCGCACCTTCACGATCCGGATCGGCCTCGGCGACTTCGCCGTGCTGCGCGGCTGA
- a CDS encoding LysR family transcriptional regulator: MIDLDALAGLRAVATHGSVVGAAAATGYTPSAISQQVKRLEKQTGVPLLERVGRGVMLTSHGQHLVDAGEQVLADLEQLEASLQERAGVVAGRIRLAAFSTAMRGLVAPIARSLRDAHPGLTLTLREAEPWDVVELVASGQVELGIVHRWGGVALAVPDHVLATPLHGDVADLIVHRDDPLATRRTVTPHDLVDIGWIATPEGTICRQWLSRMYDGTGRPPRIAHVSAEFESHLALVRAGLGVALVPRMGRAALGEDLVAVPVADPEPVRLVDALHRRTMADSPAVRAVLAAFDGVRPSGG; the protein is encoded by the coding sequence ATGATCGATCTGGACGCGCTCGCCGGACTCCGCGCCGTGGCCACCCACGGCTCGGTGGTCGGGGCGGCCGCGGCGACCGGGTACACCCCCAGCGCCATCTCCCAGCAGGTCAAGCGGCTGGAGAAGCAGACCGGCGTCCCGCTGCTCGAGCGGGTCGGCCGCGGGGTGATGCTCACCAGCCACGGCCAGCACCTCGTCGACGCCGGCGAGCAGGTCCTCGCCGACCTCGAGCAGCTCGAGGCCTCGCTGCAGGAGCGGGCCGGTGTGGTCGCCGGCCGGATCCGGCTGGCCGCCTTCTCCACGGCGATGCGCGGCCTGGTCGCGCCGATCGCCCGCAGCCTGCGCGACGCCCACCCCGGCCTGACGCTCACCCTTCGCGAGGCCGAGCCGTGGGACGTCGTCGAGCTGGTCGCCAGCGGCCAGGTCGAGCTCGGGATCGTGCACCGGTGGGGCGGGGTGGCGCTCGCCGTACCCGACCACGTCCTCGCCACGCCTCTCCACGGCGACGTGGCCGACCTGATCGTGCACCGCGACGACCCGCTCGCGACCCGGCGCACGGTGACGCCGCACGATCTCGTGGACATCGGCTGGATCGCCACGCCCGAGGGCACGATCTGCCGTCAGTGGCTCTCGCGGATGTACGACGGCACCGGACGTCCGCCACGCATCGCCCACGTGTCCGCGGAGTTCGAGTCCCACCTCGCCCTCGTGCGGGCCGGGCTCGGCGTCGCACTGGTGCCGCGGATGGGGCGGGCGGCGCTCGGCGAGGACCTGGTCGCCGTACCGGTGGCCGATCCGGAGCCGGTGCGCCTCGTCGACGCCCTGCACCGGCGCACGATGGCCGACTCCCCCGCGGTGCGCGCGGTGCTCGCGGCGTTCGACGGAGTGCGGCCATCGGGCGGCTGA
- a CDS encoding EamA family transporter translates to MDDVSRRDQSLAALVAVIWGFNFVVIDWGMGEVPPLLFLAARFLAVVVPAVFLLDPPPVPWRTVAAVGTFMSLGQFAFLYVAMDAGMPPGLAGLVLQAQVVLTILIAAAVLRERPTRPQVLGVVLGVAGLVVVGLGRGGHVPAVALLLCLSAALMWAIGNVVSRASGATGGLSLTVWSALVVPVPLVLLSLVVDGPAAVADGLGAFGWRAAVSTLYTAGLASLVGYGIFNTLLSRNPSAAVVPWILLVPPVAIGSAWALLDEVPAPAELVGGAVLVLGVAVSARPMRIGRDRGDSATNSDGAPAVSAPTRCTPDPSRPGSPGQPAPAGR, encoded by the coding sequence ATGGACGACGTGAGCCGCCGTGACCAGTCCCTCGCCGCCCTGGTGGCCGTGATCTGGGGCTTCAACTTCGTCGTCATCGACTGGGGGATGGGCGAGGTTCCGCCGCTGCTGTTCCTTGCGGCGCGCTTCCTCGCCGTGGTCGTCCCGGCGGTGTTCCTGCTCGACCCGCCGCCCGTGCCGTGGCGCACCGTCGCCGCGGTCGGGACGTTCATGTCGCTGGGCCAGTTCGCGTTCCTGTACGTCGCCATGGACGCCGGGATGCCGCCCGGGCTGGCCGGGCTGGTGCTTCAGGCGCAGGTGGTGCTCACCATCCTCATCGCCGCTGCCGTGCTGCGTGAGCGGCCGACCCGCCCGCAGGTGCTCGGCGTGGTGCTGGGCGTCGCCGGGCTGGTCGTGGTCGGCCTGGGCCGGGGCGGTCACGTCCCCGCGGTGGCGCTGCTGCTGTGCCTGTCGGCCGCCCTGATGTGGGCGATCGGCAACGTCGTCTCGCGCGCCTCGGGCGCCACGGGCGGGCTGTCGCTGACCGTGTGGTCGGCGCTCGTCGTACCCGTCCCGCTGGTGCTGCTCTCCCTGGTCGTCGACGGCCCGGCCGCGGTCGCGGACGGCCTCGGCGCCTTCGGCTGGCGGGCGGCGGTCTCCACGCTCTACACCGCCGGCCTCGCCTCGCTGGTCGGCTACGGGATCTTCAACACCCTGCTCTCACGCAACCCCTCGGCCGCGGTGGTGCCGTGGATCCTGCTCGTCCCGCCGGTCGCGATCGGATCGGCGTGGGCGCTGCTCGACGAGGTCCCGGCGCCGGCCGAGCTGGTCGGGGGAGCGGTGCTGGTGCTCGGGGTTGCCGTGTCAGCGCGCCCCATGCGAATTGGTCGCGATCGGGGCGATTCTGCGACCAATTCGGATGGGGCGCCGGCGGTCAGCGCCCCGACTCGGTGTACGCCGGACCCGTCCCGGCCAGGCTCGCCAGGGCAGCCCGCACCCGCCGGGCGGTGA
- a CDS encoding NUDIX hydrolase, which produces MPESEISHATVDDGVARLTWTSDLTERGWQAAVDVVRRQVAEALTDHERVEVKVAIDDAEAQRIATWSGMRREGVQRGRAGDVVVYARLVDDVPVHEPGGFRALLNSFLPRKRGIGQMLVRDCDGSDGSEPRVLMCNLTYKTDWDLPGGVVEVGESPRVAVAREVEEELDLTIDAGALLLTDWLPPWGGWDDALCLVFDGGVHPASIVQQVVPQPREIKTADFLTLAEIDERAADFTARRVRAALASLAGTGPAYTESGR; this is translated from the coding sequence GTGCCCGAGTCCGAGATCAGCCACGCCACCGTCGACGACGGCGTCGCCCGGCTGACCTGGACCTCTGACCTGACCGAGCGCGGCTGGCAGGCCGCGGTCGACGTCGTACGCCGCCAGGTGGCCGAGGCCCTCACCGACCACGAGCGGGTCGAGGTGAAGGTCGCCATCGACGACGCCGAGGCGCAGCGGATCGCGACCTGGTCGGGGATGCGGCGTGAGGGCGTGCAGCGCGGTCGCGCGGGCGACGTGGTGGTCTACGCACGGCTGGTCGACGACGTGCCGGTCCACGAGCCGGGCGGGTTCCGTGCACTGCTCAACTCGTTCCTGCCGCGCAAGCGCGGGATCGGCCAGATGCTGGTGCGCGACTGCGACGGGTCCGACGGTTCCGAGCCGCGGGTGCTCATGTGCAACCTGACCTACAAGACCGACTGGGACCTGCCCGGCGGCGTGGTCGAGGTCGGCGAGTCGCCGCGGGTCGCGGTCGCCCGTGAGGTCGAGGAGGAGCTCGACCTCACGATCGATGCCGGAGCGCTGCTGCTCACCGACTGGCTCCCGCCGTGGGGCGGCTGGGACGACGCCCTGTGCCTGGTCTTCGACGGCGGCGTGCACCCCGCCTCGATCGTGCAGCAGGTCGTCCCGCAGCCACGCGAGATCAAGACGGCCGACTTCCTCACCCTCGCCGAGATCGACGAGCGGGCGGCCGACTTCACCGCCCGGCGGGTGCGGGCTGCCCTGGCGAGCCTGGCCGGGACGGGTCCGGCGTACACCGAGTCGGGGCGCTGA